ACCCGGCCCGAACCAAGGTCGTGGCGTTCGACACGATTCCGCCGGCGCCGGACATCTTGCGGGCAGGCAAGGTGCAGTTGCTGGTGGGGCAAAAGTACTTCGGCTGGGGTGAGGAGTCGGTGCGGCTGCTGAAGGGATTGCGCGACGGGCAGCGGCCGAGCAACCCGTACCAGTACTCGGGAATGGACGTGGTTACTCGCGACAACGTCGACGAGTACGTGGAGCAGTGGCGTAAGTGGGAGGCGGGCGGCTGAGCGGTTCGGGGGACCCGGCCAGCATAAGCGAGGCGCCCGAGTCGAACCCCCTCTTCCTGGCGCGGGCTGGCGCCCGCAACCCAGAGCGAACAACCAGCCCGTTCGCCCCGAGTAGGAGCCCTTCCCCTGGGCTCCGTATCGAGGGGCACAGCCGCTCCATGGCCTGAAGATTTCTTCGCACGGTGCGCGCAAACTCGGAAATCGAAAATCAGACAGGCCCAGCCCCCTGACGGACGTAGCGATCCAACGCCTCGATCGCGCCGGCTTCATCGGTGGGAATGGCGACGTCTGGAAACAACCACCAGTCCTCCGGAAAGACCAGCTCTCCGCCGGGTTCGATGGTTGTCAGCGGCCCGAGATGTTCCAATTCCAGGAACTCGGCGCTCGAGTACACCTCGATGGTGGCGCCACCGTCCGGGTACTGGGCGCCCGGCGCATAGGGGAAGCGTTCGAGGAACAAGGTGCCATCGAGCAGGTAGGCCGCCCAGCCCTGAGTCGAGTCGACGCCGATCTTGCTCTCGTCGCGGCGGCGGCCGGTAGAGGACGGCGGGGCTGTGGTCACCTTCGCGTGATCGATCCGGATGAGCCTGTCCCCGATCAGGTAACGCGGGTCAGTGGGATCGGTGTAGCTCCACAGGATCAGCCGCCGCACCGCATCGAACGAGTCGAGTGGTCCCTTGTCGAGCGGGACGAAGGCGCGGCCGCCGGGACGCAGCACAGGCAAGCTCCAGGCGGCGTAGGTGCGGCTGGTGTCGGAGACGTTCTTGATGGAGGAACGCACCGACACGCGCGGCTCGCCGGGGTTGAGGCGCACTTCGACCTGCTTGCGGATACCGGCGGTCGGCTGAGTTGGACCGGTCACTCTGACGCCGTCTTCGAGGACGGCAACGAAGCAGGGCGCGTTGTCGGGATCGTAGGTCGTCTCGCGACGTTCGGGCGCGACCCACAGGCGCCAACCGCCGCGAAAGACCCAGTCGGGCTCGCCGCTTTTTCCCACCTCGCTCTGGCGAACGTAGAGCAGGTTCGGTCCGCCGGCGCGGCGCACGTCGATGATGCGCGGACCGATATCGGTAACGACGCGCACCTCGACGACGCCGTTGCTCAGCCGGTAGGTGTTCGGCCAGCCGCGATAGTCCTCGGCGACGATCTGCACTGACTCCATGGGAGGTCCTCCCTCGGCGGGCCAGCCCGAGCGCGGTCCGGCAGGCGCCGCAACCGCGGCGAGGATGACCACGCGTCCCAGCCACATAACGGTACGCATCGGTGCGCTGGCTACTACACCGCCGGGGATCTGTCGAATTGACAGTGGGGTTGGCGGATGGCGGACACCCGCATCGCTATTCGGAGGATG
The genomic region above belongs to Candidatus Binatia bacterium and contains:
- a CDS encoding DUF4380 domain-containing protein, with translation MRTVMWLGRVVILAAVAAPAGPRSGWPAEGGPPMESVQIVAEDYRGWPNTYRLSNGVVEVRVVTDIGPRIIDVRRAGGPNLLYVRQSEVGKSGEPDWVFRGGWRLWVAPERRETTYDPDNAPCFVAVLEDGVRVTGPTQPTAGIRKQVEVRLNPGEPRVSVRSSIKNVSDTSRTYAAWSLPVLRPGGRAFVPLDKGPLDSFDAVRRLILWSYTDPTDPRYLIGDRLIRIDHAKVTTAPPSSTGRRRDESKIGVDSTQGWAAYLLDGTLFLERFPYAPGAQYPDGGATIEVYSSAEFLELEHLGPLTTIEPGGELVFPEDWWLFPDVAIPTDEAGAIEALDRYVRQGAGPV